One stretch of Passer domesticus isolate bPasDom1 chromosome 2, bPasDom1.hap1, whole genome shotgun sequence DNA includes these proteins:
- the LOC135294511 gene encoding homeobox protein NANOG-like — protein sequence MLGAGGPGRAMSTHLATPQYVLYSGAARYGDYYWFSAGSMDGVPTEEAPAPDALPLPAAKTPSPSVDSPASSSSGTLTQYHTPDSATSPTAAGSPSPHSSLPKVKAQGKGVVKTGKSRTAFSQEQLKALHQRFQSQKYLSPQQIRELAAALELTYKQVKTWFQNQRMKFKRCQKESQWMDKGMYLPQNGVHQAAYLDIAPTFHQVVPAGSSRNFQAVPNVHQAYSSGQTYGNGQNLYSFPSVEDEGLLGKGGTSCNTQQTMGLLSQQMNFYHSYFDNIDYVSVEVEDAFNFQSTSDTVTSFSSSPIQNQCQLPWHPMGTQSGYESQV from the exons ATGCTTGGGGCAGGGGGACCCGGCCGGGCCATGAGCACCCACCTAGCCACGCCGCAGTATGTACTCTACTCTGGCGCGGCCAGGTACGGGGACTACTACTGGTTCTCCGCAGGCAGCATGGACGGCGTGCCCACCGAGGAGGCTCCGGCGCCCGACGCGCTCCCGCTGCCCGCGGCCAAGACGCCCAGTCCCTCAG TTGACTCTCCAGCTTCCTCCAGCTCCGGGACACTCACGCAGTACCACACCCCCGACTCCGCCACCAGCCCCACCGCAGCGGGGAGCCCGTCACCACACTCCTCTCTCCCGAAGGTCAAGGCGCAAGGCAAGGGTGTGGTGAAGACGGGCAAGAGCCGCACAGCCTTCTCGCAGGAGCAGCTGAAAGCCCTGCACCAGCGCTTCCAGAGCCAGAAGTACCTCAGCCCCCAGCAGATCCGggagctggctgctgccctTGAGCTCACCTACAAGCAG GTGAAAACATGGTTTCAGAATCAACGGATGAAATTTAAGCGTTGCCAAAAGGAGAGCCAGTGGATGGATAAAGGGATGTATTTACCACAG AATGGTGTTCATCAGGCTGCATACCTGGACATAGCACCCACGTTCCACCAGGTCGTCCCTGCCGGTTCCAGCAGGAACTTTCAGGCTGTGCCCAACGTGCACCAGGCTTACAGCAGCGGACAGACATACGGGAATGGGCAGAACCTGTACTCGTTCCCCTCCGTGGAGGATGAGGGGCTCTTAGGAAAAGGTGGGACAAGCTGCAATACCCAGCAAACCATGGGTTTATTAAGCCAGCAAATGAACTTTTATCACAGCTACTTTGACAATATAGATTATGTCAGCGTGGAGGTTGAAGATGCCTTCAACTTTCAGAGCACCTCTGACACTGTCACATCATTTTCGAGCTCTCCTATACAGAATCAATGCCAGTTACCTTGGCATCCCATGGGGACCCAGAGTGGGTATGAGTCTCAGGTCTga